A DNA window from Daucus carota subsp. sativus chromosome 3, DH1 v3.0, whole genome shotgun sequence contains the following coding sequences:
- the LOC108214438 gene encoding myosin-6 → MVVLASLGIGSFVWVEDPDDAWIDGEVVGVNGEKIEVLCTSGKTVVVSSSNVYPKDAEAPPCGVDDMTKLAYLHEPGVLSNLKSRYDINEIYTYTGNILIAVNPFRRLPHLYDSHMMAQYKGAAFGELSPHPFAVADAAYRVMINEGISQSILVSGESGAGKTESTKLLMHYLAYMGGRASTGGRSVEQKVLESNPVLEAFGNAKTVRNNNSSRFGKFVEIQFDQKGRISGAAIRTYLLERSRVCQLSDPERNYHCFYMLCAAPQEELQRYKLGNPRTFHYLNQSNCYEIDGLDEYKEYEATKRAMDVVGISSEEQEAIFRVVAAILHLGNIEFAKGLEMDSSVPKDDKSWFHLRTAAELFMCDIKALEDSLCKRVIVTRDETITKWLDPDSAVTSRDALAKVVYSRLFDWLVDKINSSIGQDHDSKYLIGVLDIYGFESFKTNSFEQFCINLTNEKLQQHFNQHVFKMEQEEYTKEEINWSYIEFIDNQDILDLIEKKPGGIIALLDEACMFPRSTHETFAQKLYQTFKNHNRFSKPKLSRSDFTIGHYAGDVTYQTDLFLDKNKDYVVAEHQSLLNASSCSFVSSLFPPSEDSSKSSKFSSIGSRFKQQLQSLLETLSSTEPHYIRCVKPNNLLKPAIFENHNVLQQLRCGGVMEAIRISCAGYPTRKPFYEFVDRFGILAPGVLTGSSDEIKACKSLLEKVGLEGYQIGKTKVFLRAGQMAELDARRIEVLGRSASIIQRKIRSYMAQKSFILLRQSVLQIQSVCRGELARHIYGGMRRESSSIIIQRNLRMHLARKAYQDLCCSAICIQTGIRGMAARSDLHFRRQTKAAIIIQSHCRKFLAHMHYQELMKAAITTQCAWRGKVARKELRALKMAAKETGALQAAKNKLEKQVEELTWRLQLEKRMRADLEEAKTQENIKLQSALQDVQLQFKEAKDLLIKEREAAKNLAEQAPVIQEVPVIDQGLMDKLAAENENLKIMVSSLEVRIGETEKKYEETSKLSEERLKQALEAESKLVQLKTAMHRLEEKVSDMKAENQSLRQELSSSPVKRGIEYPSVPPTKNLENGNIVSEDSRFSEQPGTPAKIMGTESDSNLKRPPVDRQHENVDALIDCVMKDVGFSQGKPVAAFTIYKCLVHWKSLEAEKTSVFDRLIQMIGSAIEDQDNNEHMAYWLSNTSTLLFLLQRSLKPTGAPGGSSARKPPQPTSLFGRMTMGFRSSPSSVNLAAAAAAALEGVRQVEAKYPALLFKQQLTAYVEKIYGIIRDNLKKELGLFLSLCIQAPRTSKGGALRSGRSFGKDSPTNHWQSIIDCLNTLLSTLKENFVPPIIVQKIFAQVFSYINVQLFNSLLLRRECCTFSNGEYVKSGLAELEQWCCQAKEEYAGSAWDELKHIRQSVGFLVIHQKYRISYDEITNDLCPILSVQQLYRICTLYWDDNYNTRSVSTDVISSMRILMTEDSNDAASNSFLLDDNSSIPFSVEDLSSSLQVKDFLDVKPATDLLENLAFQFLHE, encoded by the exons ATG GTTGTCTTGGCCAGCTTAGGGATCGGATCTTTTGTCTGGGTTGAGGATCCGGACGATGCTTGGATAGACGGGGAAGTTGTAGGTGTCAATGGAGAGAAAATTGAAGTTCTTTGCACTTCAGGGAAGACG GTGGTGGTTAGTTCTTCCAATGTCTACCCCAAGGATGCTGAAGCACCGCCATGCGGAGTGGATGATATGACAAAACTTGCTTATTTGCATGAGCCAGGggttttaagtaatttaaaatCTAGATATGATATCAATGAAATATAT ACTTACACAGGAAACATTTTAATTGCTGTAAATCCTTTTAGAAGATTACCACATTTGTATGATAGCCACATGATGGCACAGTATAAAGGTGCTGCCTTTGGTGAGCTAAGTCCTCACCCATTTGCTGTTGCTGATGCAGCATACAG AGTTATGATCAATGAGGGTATCAGTCAGTCGATTTTGGTTAGTGGTGAGAGTGGGGCTGGTAAAACCGAAAGCACAAAGCTGCTTATGCATTATCTGGCTTATATGGGAGGAAGAGCATCGACTGGGGGAAGGTCAGTTGAGCAGAAAGTCCTAGAG TCCAATCCTGTCCTAGAAGCTTTTGGCAATGCAAAAACTGTCAGAAACAATAACTCTAG TCGATTCGGGAAGTTTGTTGAGATTCAGTTCGATCAGAAGGGAAGGATTTCAGGAGCTGCTATCAGAACTTATCTATTGGAAAGATCCCGTGTTTGTCAACTCTCTGACCCTGAAAGGAACTATCACTGTTTTTACATGCTTTGTGCTGCACCACAAGAG GAGCTCCAGAGGTACAAGTTGGGAAATCCAAGAACATTTCATTATCTTAACCAATCAAATTGCTATGAGATAGATGGATTGGATGAATATAAAGAATATGAGGCAACAAAAAGGGCAATGGATGTTGTTGGAATCAGCAGTGAGGAGCAG GAAGCAATTTTTCGAGTTGTGGCTGCAATACTCCATCTAGGTAACATTGAATTTGCGAAAGGATTGGAAATGGACTCATCTGTGCCCAAAGATGATAAATCGTGGTTCCATCTAAGAACTGCAGCTGAATTATTCAT GTGTGACATTAAGGCTTTGGAGGATTCCCTCTGCAAACGCGTTATAGTGACCCGTGATGAAACCATCACCAAGTGGTTGGACCCAGATTCTGCAGTCACGAGTAGAGATGCATTGGCGAAAGTCGTGTACTCGCGATTATTTGACTG GCTTGTGGATAAGATAAATAGTTCAATTGGCCAAGATCATGACTCAAAATACTTAATCGGGGTGCTTGATATTTATGGATTTGAAAGTTTCAAGACAAACAG ttttgagcAATTTTGCATCAACTTGACAAATGAGAAACTTCAACAACACTTTAATCAG CATGTTTTTAAAATGGAGCAAGAGGAATATACCAAAGAAGAAATTAACTGGAGCTATATTGAATTCATTGATAATCAAGATATATTAGATCTCATTGAAAAG AAACCAGGTGGCATTATAGCTCTTCTGGATGAAGCTTG CATGTTTCCAAGGTCAACTCATGAAACATTTGCCCAAAAGCTCTACCAGACGTTTAAGAACCACAATCGATTCAGCAAGCCTAAACTCTCTCGTTCTGATTTCACCATTGGCCATTATGCTGGTGAT GTCACTTATCAAACGGATCTGTTTCTGGACAAAAACAAAGATTATGTTGTAGCTGAACATCAATCACTCCTAAATGCATCCTCCTGTTCATTCGTGTCAAGTTTGTTTCCACCATCCGAGGATTCCTCGAAATCCTCAAAGTTCTCCTCTATAGGATCGCGTTTCAAG CAACAACTGCAATCATTGCTTGAAACCCTCAGTTCAACTGAGCCTCATTACATCCGATGTGTAAAGCCTAATAATCTTCTCAAGCCAGCTATATTTGAGAACCATAATGTTTTACAACAACTACGTTGTGGG GGAGTcatggaggcaatcagaataaGCTGTGCTGGATATCCTACTAGAAAACCGTTTTATGAATTTGTGGACCGTTTTGGGATCCTTGCTCCTGGAGTTTTAACCGGAAG ttcggaTGAGATTAAAGCTTGCAAGAGTCTTCTGGAAAAGGTGGGACTTGAAGGTTATCAG ATTGGTAAAACAAAAGTATTTCTAAGAGCTGGTCAGATGGCCGAGCTGGATGCTCGCAGAATTGAGGTTTTAGGAAGATCGGCTAGCATTATTCAGAGGAAAATTCGTTCGTACATGGCTCAAAAAAGCTTTATTTTGTTGCGTCAGTCTGTTTTGCAGATCCAATCTGTGTGCAGAG GAGAACTTGCTCGGCATATCTATGGTGGCATGCGGAGAGAATCCTCTAGCATAATAATCCAAAGGAATTTGCGTATGCATCTTGCTAGAAAAGCTTATCAAGATCTGTGCTGTTCCGCCATTTGCATTCAGACAGGTATCCGAGGAATGGCTGCACGTAGTGATCTTCACTTCAGGAGACAGACCAAAGCAGCAATTATAATTCAG AGCCACTGCCGTAAATTTTTAGCACACATGCACTATCAGGAGCTGATGAAAGCTGCCATTACCACACAATGTGCATGGAGAGGAAAAGTCGCTCGTAAAGAGTTGCGAGCACTTAAGATG GCTGCAAAGGAAACCGGTGCTCTCCAAGCTGCCAAGAATAAATTAGAGAAGCAAGTTGAGGAACTGACATGGCGCCTACAGCTGGAGAAACGAATGAGG GCTGATCTGGAAGAAGCGAAAACACAAGAAAATATCAAATTACAATCTGCTTTGCAAGATGTGCAACTTCAGTTTAAGGAAGCTAAAGATTTGCTGATAAAAGAACGTGAGGCTGCCAAAAATTTAGCAGAACAAGCCCCTGTCATACAGGAAGTCCCAGTTATTGATCAAGGGCTGATGGATAAGCTTGCTGCTGAAAATGAGAATTTGAAG ATTATGGTCAGCTCTCTTGAAGTGAGAATTGGCGAAACAGAGAAAAAATATGAAGAGACAAGTAAACTTAGTGAGGAGAGGTTAAAGCAGGCCTTAGAGGCAGAGTCTAAGCTAGTTCAGTTAAAGACGGCTATGCACAG GCTCGAGGAGAAAGTATCTGACATGAAAGCTGAGAACCAAAGCCTTCGCCAAGAATTGTCAAGTTCACCTGTTAAACGAGGGATAGAATATCCATCAGTTCCACCAACTAAG AATTTAGAGAATGGAAACATTGTATCTGAAGATAGCAGATTCAGT GAACAACCTGGTACACCTGCTAAGATTATGGGAACTGAGTCTGATAGTAACTTGAAGAGACCCCCAGTTGATCGTCAACAT GAGAATGTTGATGCTCTTATTGACTGTGTCATGAAAGATGTCGGGTTCAGTCAAGGTAAACCTGTTGCTGCCTTTACAATTTACAAATGTCTTGTACACTGGAAGTCTTTAGAAGCTGAAAAGACTAGTGTGTTTGATCGTCTCATTCAGATGATTGGTTCAGCAATAGAG GATCAAGATAACAACGAGCACATGGCATATTGGCTGTCGAATACATCCACATTATTATTTTTGCTTCAAAGAAGCTTAAAGCCTACTGGTGCTCCTGGTGGAAGTTCAGCACGAAAACCACCACAGCCGACATCGCTTTTTGGAAGAATGACAATG GGATTTCGCTCGTCCCCTTCTTCTGTTAACCTTGCTGCCGCCGCCGCCGCTGCACTTGAGGGAGTGCGGCAAGTTGAGGCCAAATATCCAGCGTTGCTTTTTAAGCAGCAACTCACGGCATATGTTGAGAAAATATATGGCATAATACGAGATAACTTGAAGAAAGAGCTGGGATTGTTTCTTTCTCTGTGTATCCAG GCACCAAGAACATCCAAGGGAGGTGCACTAAGATCTGGACGTTCTTTTGGCAAAGATTCTCCTACAAATCACTGGCAGAGCATTATTGATTGTCTCAACACTCTTCTCAGTACACTGAAAGAAAATTTT GTACCGCCCATCATTGTTCAGAAGATATTCGCTCAAGTATTCTCGTATATTAATGTACAGCTCTTTAACAG TCTTTTACTACGTCGTGAGTGTTGCACATTCAGCAATGGGGAGTATGTAAAATCTGGGTTGGCAGAGCTAGAGCAGTGGTGCTGCCAAGCAAAAGAGGAG TATGCAGGCTCGGCTTGGGATGAACTTAAGCATATTCGACAGTCTGTTGGATTCTTG GTTATACATCAGAAATACAGAATTTCTTATGACGAGATCACTAATGATCTGTGCCCG